From a region of the Methanoculleus receptaculi genome:
- a CDS encoding CoB--CoM heterodisulfide reductase iron-sulfur subunit A family protein: MADAVVIGAGVAGIQAALDLAGHNIHVHLIEREPSIGGHMAQLDKTFPTNDCSMCILSPKMVDVARHPNITIHTCSEVESVEGEVGNFRVRVRKHPRYILENECNGCGDCTLICPVEVYNRFDAGVGVRKAIYKPHTQAVPDIVVKDAEHCIECGLCYDVCGRDAILHEDEERTIDLEAASIIVATGYATFDARNKTQLRYLLIPDVITSLEFERLINASGPTGGKIRRLSNGRTPRSVAFVQCVGSRDISIDRPYCSGVCCMYAMKNAMLIREKNPEIEVTVFYNDIRAYGKGYEEYFERAKSLGVRFVRGFPGEVLEENDRLTLIAENTETGEVETVHPDLVVLSVGLEPAGGAEEIARMLGIPRDESGFFGVADQKLGPVLTVKPGIYVAGTATAPRDIPDSVAMGEAAAMRAYLDVIRAG; encoded by the coding sequence GTGGCTGATGCCGTCGTCATCGGCGCCGGGGTTGCGGGTATCCAGGCAGCGCTCGACCTCGCAGGCCACAACATCCATGTCCACCTCATAGAACGTGAGCCCAGCATCGGTGGGCACATGGCACAGCTCGACAAGACGTTCCCCACAAACGACTGCTCGATGTGCATCCTCTCCCCAAAGATGGTGGACGTTGCCCGGCACCCGAATATCACCATCCACACCTGTTCAGAGGTCGAGTCGGTCGAGGGCGAGGTCGGGAACTTCAGGGTCAGGGTCAGGAAACACCCTCGCTACATCCTGGAGAACGAGTGCAACGGCTGCGGGGACTGCACCCTGATCTGTCCTGTGGAGGTCTACAACCGGTTTGACGCCGGTGTCGGTGTTCGAAAAGCCATCTACAAACCTCACACCCAGGCCGTCCCCGATATCGTCGTGAAGGACGCTGAGCACTGCATCGAGTGCGGTCTCTGTTACGACGTCTGCGGCAGGGACGCAATCCTCCACGAGGACGAGGAGCGCACGATCGACCTTGAGGCGGCAAGCATCATCGTTGCAACCGGTTACGCGACGTTTGATGCCAGAAACAAGACCCAGCTGCGCTACCTCCTGATCCCGGACGTCATCACGAGCCTTGAGTTCGAGCGGCTGATCAACGCAAGCGGCCCCACCGGCGGGAAGATCCGGCGGCTCTCAAACGGCAGGACTCCTCGAAGCGTGGCGTTTGTCCAGTGCGTCGGTTCACGTGACATCTCCATCGACCGCCCCTACTGTTCGGGCGTCTGCTGCATGTATGCCATGAAGAACGCGATGCTCATCCGGGAGAAGAACCCGGAGATCGAGGTTACTGTCTTCTACAACGATATCAGGGCATACGGCAAGGGTTACGAGGAGTACTTCGAGCGGGCAAAGAGTCTTGGCGTCAGGTTCGTCCGGGGGTTCCCTGGGGAGGTGCTCGAAGAAAACGATCGGCTGACGCTGATCGCGGAGAACACCGAGACCGGTGAGGTGGAGACCGTCCACCCCGACCTTGTGGTGCTCTCCGTCGGTCTTGAACCCGCCGGTGGTGCGGAGGAGATCGCCCGGATGCTTGGGATCCCGCGTGACGAGTCGGGGTTCTTCGGGGTTGCCGACCAGAAGCTCGGCCCCGTGCTGACGGTGAAGCCCGGGATCTATGTTGCGGGAACCGCCACCGCTCCAAGGGACATCCCCGACTCGGTCGCGATGGGCGAGGCGGCGGCGATGCGGGCCTACCTGGACGTGATCCGCGCGGGGTGA
- a CDS encoding tRNA (adenine-N1)-methyltransferase: MIETGERLLLVGEDREYFVTAEEGQFSTDRGTIDLSALPGMNPGDEVRTHLGVPFIVLRPRPTDFFVHAKRSGVPMLPKDIGLVIAYTGMNRDDTVLDAGTGSGVAAIYFGNIARHVKTCEVRPEFAALAEKNIRNARLDNVEVMAGDMLQATGEFDVVHLDMTITPAHVEHAFSLLRPGGYLACYTPFLEHTFTALDAAAPIFREVHCYECIERELTRSARGTRPSTRVAHSGYITIARR; the protein is encoded by the coding sequence ATGATCGAGACCGGCGAACGCCTCCTGCTCGTCGGAGAGGACCGGGAGTACTTCGTGACGGCGGAGGAGGGGCAGTTCTCCACCGACCGCGGGACGATCGACCTCTCGGCACTCCCCGGGATGAACCCGGGCGACGAGGTCAGGACACACCTCGGCGTCCCGTTCATCGTGCTGCGCCCGCGGCCAACCGATTTTTTTGTCCACGCAAAGCGCAGCGGCGTTCCCATGCTTCCAAAAGACATAGGGCTGGTTATAGCCTACACCGGGATGAACCGGGACGACACCGTCCTCGACGCGGGGACGGGGAGCGGTGTCGCCGCGATCTACTTTGGAAATATCGCCCGCCACGTGAAGACCTGCGAGGTGCGCCCGGAGTTTGCAGCGCTTGCAGAGAAGAACATCAGAAACGCCAGGCTCGATAACGTCGAGGTGATGGCGGGCGATATGCTCCAGGCAACCGGAGAGTTCGATGTGGTCCACCTGGACATGACGATAACCCCGGCACACGTGGAGCATGCATTCTCGCTCCTCAGGCCCGGCGGCTACCTGGCGTGCTACACCCCGTTCCTTGAGCATACGTTCACCGCACTCGATGCCGCGGCACCGATCTTTCGCGAGGTCCACTGCTACGAGTGCATCGAGCGTGAATTGACGCGTTCCGCCAGGGGAACCAGGCCGTCGACCCGGGTCGCCCACAGCGGCTACATCACTATCGCGCGCCGGTAG
- a CDS encoding PUA domain-containing protein, which yields MTSTGYSKDSLLQRVRTIGDFQFGRGAGEAIFPDGCTFQLSTTGRIRQVRLDGERLATVRAQDGRLTLGIAGAVRLAAHIPPPGYRVAVQEDVAAFIADGRNAMAKHVVSADESIRAGDEVLVVTGDDNLLATGAALLSGREMLAFNYGVAVKVRQGRGSECIQER from the coding sequence ATGACGTCAACCGGGTACTCAAAAGACAGTTTGCTGCAGCGGGTCAGGACGATAGGTGACTTCCAGTTTGGGAGAGGGGCAGGGGAGGCCATATTCCCCGACGGATGCACGTTCCAGTTATCCACGACAGGGCGTATCCGGCAGGTGCGTCTCGACGGCGAGAGGCTTGCGACCGTTCGTGCGCAGGACGGCCGCCTCACCCTCGGGATCGCCGGAGCGGTTCGTCTTGCCGCCCACATACCGCCGCCGGGCTACAGGGTGGCGGTGCAGGAGGATGTAGCGGCGTTCATCGCTGACGGCAGGAACGCTATGGCAAAACACGTGGTCTCTGCCGACGAAAGCATCCGCGCAGGGGACGAGGTGCTGGTGGTGACCGGGGATGATAACCTCCTTGCCACCGGCGCCGCCCTCCTCTCCGGCCGGGAGATGCTGGCATTTAATTACGGTGTAGCCGTAAAAGTAAGGCAGGGGAGAGGATCCGAATGTATCCAGGAAAGATAA
- a CDS encoding DHH family phosphoesterase, producing the protein MNLERDLRRAADIISDADSVTIVSHIDADGISTEAILAQALSREGIPLESVFVRQLEPMAMRHIPDDDSLKLFADLGAGQQALLESRGLSAEDVLILDHHVSQPCTTAYPMINCLDHGITRMSAAGLAYLVAKTLDPTNIDLAKLAVIGNVGDMMARENCGLVGPAREIVQDGVEYGNIIVQSRDLNCYGLSTRPVHICLGYCDEPYIDGISNNTNGALRFLERLGVELKNPRGGWLVWEELPFGDRRRIVSALTQHLIAHGQDTGRLLAETYIFPDEPERTPLRNASEYATLLNACGRWAKPGVGSSICRGMRGEAYREAEYMLGHHRSVIRDLLHYILDTGVTELSHLQYIHTGDRFPDTIVGIGAGMALSKLNWRKPIMVLSAMVDDPDLTKVSMRTNEWALSRGIDLQQALVEASASVGGAGGGHRIAAGAFIPRETEEEFVDDVNRVLKRQFAAAGQDDR; encoded by the coding sequence ATGAACCTCGAGCGCGATCTGCGGAGAGCGGCGGACATTATCTCTGACGCTGACTCGGTGACGATCGTCTCCCACATCGACGCCGACGGCATCAGCACGGAGGCGATCCTGGCGCAGGCGCTCAGCCGCGAGGGCATACCGCTCGAATCGGTCTTCGTTCGCCAGCTCGAACCGATGGCGATGCGGCACATCCCGGACGACGACTCCCTCAAACTATTTGCAGACCTGGGCGCCGGGCAGCAGGCCCTCCTCGAGAGCCGCGGTCTCTCCGCAGAGGACGTCCTGATCCTGGATCACCACGTCAGCCAGCCCTGCACAACGGCCTACCCCATGATCAACTGCCTCGACCACGGCATCACCCGGATGAGCGCCGCCGGCCTCGCCTACCTGGTCGCAAAGACGCTTGACCCGACAAACATCGACCTCGCCAAACTCGCCGTGATCGGGAACGTCGGCGACATGATGGCCCGCGAGAACTGCGGCCTGGTCGGCCCCGCACGCGAGATCGTCCAGGACGGCGTCGAGTATGGCAACATCATCGTGCAGAGCCGCGACCTCAACTGCTACGGCCTCTCCACCCGCCCCGTCCACATCTGTCTTGGCTACTGCGACGAACCCTACATCGACGGGATCTCCAACAACACAAACGGCGCGCTCCGGTTCCTCGAACGGCTCGGCGTCGAACTGAAGAACCCCCGCGGCGGCTGGCTCGTCTGGGAAGAACTCCCGTTCGGCGACCGGCGCAGGATCGTCAGCGCCCTGACCCAGCACCTCATCGCCCACGGCCAGGATACCGGCCGCCTCCTCGCCGAGACATACATCTTCCCGGACGAACCGGAACGCACACCGCTCCGGAACGCCTCGGAGTATGCCACCCTCCTCAACGCCTGTGGCCGCTGGGCAAAACCAGGGGTGGGGAGCAGCATCTGCCGGGGGATGCGCGGCGAGGCCTACCGCGAGGCGGAGTACATGCTCGGCCACCACCGCTCCGTCATACGCGACCTGCTCCACTACATCCTTGACACAGGCGTCACCGAACTATCCCACCTCCAGTACATCCACACCGGTGACCGGTTCCCCGACACCATCGTCGGGATAGGAGCGGGCATGGCGCTCTCAAAACTGAACTGGCGTAAACCTATCATGGTTCTCAGCGCAATGGTGGACGACCCGGACCTCACCAAGGTCTCGATGCGGACGAACGAATGGGCGCTCAGCCGCGGGATCGACCTCCAGCAGGCGCTCGTCGAGGCCTCGGCATCGGTGGGCGGCGCCGGCGGCGGGCACCGTATCGCCGCCGGGGCGTTCATCCCCCGCGAAACAGAAGAGGAGTTTGTTGATGACGTCAACCGGGTACTCAAAAGACAGTTTGCTGCAGCGGGTCAGGACGATAGGTGA
- a CDS encoding geranylgeranylglycerol-phosphate geranylgeranyltransferase, which translates to MSASAFLRITRPHNAIVAGLTALLGYLIATGTLTVPSLLLAVIVALITAGGNVINDIFDIDIDRINRPDRPLPAGKISPGAAKTYALALFLSGIVLAALTTPLCLAIALINSVILVAYAARLKRTPLIGNVAVAYLTASVFLFGGAFAGVFGLISNLSLAAITLLATLAREVLKDAEDVEGDAAGGARTLPMIIGIRRTGIFAFACACCAVAVSLLPFGRWWGGFYLAGIAVVDIVIVAGAARGAACTRPDCVRASRATSILRAGMFAALAVFAIAAVI; encoded by the coding sequence ATGAGCGCATCAGCCTTTCTCAGGATTACCCGGCCGCACAACGCCATAGTTGCCGGGCTTACCGCGCTCCTTGGCTACCTCATCGCCACGGGAACGCTCACGGTGCCATCGCTCCTCCTCGCCGTTATCGTTGCGCTCATAACCGCCGGCGGGAACGTCATAAACGACATATTCGATATCGATATCGACCGGATCAACCGGCCGGACCGCCCTCTCCCGGCCGGGAAGATCAGCCCCGGCGCTGCAAAGACCTACGCCCTGGCTCTATTCCTCTCCGGGATCGTGCTTGCCGCGCTGACGACACCGCTCTGCCTTGCCATAGCCCTCATCAACTCGGTCATCCTGGTTGCCTATGCCGCCCGGCTGAAACGCACCCCTCTCATCGGAAACGTCGCCGTCGCCTACCTGACAGCCAGCGTCTTCCTCTTCGGCGGGGCGTTTGCAGGCGTCTTCGGGCTCATCAGCAACCTCTCGCTTGCGGCGATCACGTTGCTTGCAACCCTGGCAAGGGAGGTTCTGAAGGATGCAGAGGACGTCGAGGGTGATGCGGCGGGCGGCGCACGCACCCTCCCCATGATCATAGGCATACGGCGGACGGGGATCTTCGCCTTTGCCTGCGCCTGTTGTGCCGTGGCGGTAAGCCTCCTCCCCTTCGGCAGATGGTGGGGCGGGTTCTACCTTGCCGGCATCGCAGTAGTGGATATAGTCATCGTGGCCGGAGCCGCCAGAGGGGCGGCCTGCACGCGGCCGGACTGTGTCCGTGCGTCCCGGGCAACATCCATACTCCGGGCGGGGATGTTTGCTGCGCTCGCCGTCTTTGCAATTGCCGCAGTTATCTGA
- a CDS encoding gamma carbonic anhydrase family protein, whose amino-acid sequence MESGTVVGSRVFIAENATVIGDVTLADDVSVWFGAVIRGDRDRITVGTGSNIQDNATVHTTPGHPVSIGSQVSVGHGAILHGCTIRDRVLVGMGAIVLNGAVVGEGSIIGAGAVVTEGKEIPAASLVLGVPGKVVRGTTAEEEAGIVQNAETYVRLAGGYRRG is encoded by the coding sequence ATGGAGAGCGGAACGGTTGTGGGGAGCCGCGTCTTTATCGCAGAGAATGCAACGGTCATCGGGGACGTGACGCTCGCCGACGACGTTAGTGTCTGGTTCGGTGCTGTTATCCGCGGTGACCGGGACAGGATCACGGTTGGAACTGGCTCAAACATCCAGGACAACGCCACCGTCCACACCACCCCCGGCCACCCGGTCAGCATCGGGAGCCAGGTCTCTGTCGGCCACGGCGCCATCCTGCACGGCTGCACCATCCGCGACCGTGTGCTCGTCGGGATGGGCGCAATCGTCCTGAACGGTGCTGTGGTTGGGGAGGGATCCATCATCGGCGCCGGCGCGGTGGTGACCGAAGGAAAAGAGATCCCGGCGGCCTCCCTGGTCCTCGGCGTGCCCGGAAAGGTTGTTCGGGGGACAACCGCCGAAGAGGAGGCCGGGATCGTTCAGAACGCGGAGACATACGTCCGGCTTGCAGGAGGTTACCGCCGTGGCTGA
- the mtnA gene encoding S-methyl-5-thioribose-1-phosphate isomerase — protein MKGETTYTIAWDAENNCIIYIDQTLLPGRYEVGRCRTVDELADAIRRLAIRGAPALGIAGAMGVALAAARSGERDPVRFRRDLHRAAEILRSTRPTAVNLGWGIDRVLGAADAAGSVEAAKEAAVREAGAVAEEDEVTCRRIGAFGAELLPERCTVLTHCNAGALACRCWGTALGVVRSAVEAGKDVRVIACETRPLNQGSRLTCWELARDGIDVTLITDSAAAYLMRKGVIDAVIVGADRITRDAVFNKIGTYMHAISARHHGIPFYVAAPVSTFDPARSEADVVVEERDRDELARCGDRVLAPDGAAVLNYAFDATPLDLVDAIVTEVGVLRPPYTESFRLMEGKR, from the coding sequence ATGAAAGGAGAGACCACCTACACCATTGCCTGGGATGCGGAGAACAACTGCATCATCTACATCGACCAGACCCTTCTCCCGGGGCGGTATGAGGTTGGCCGCTGCAGAACCGTCGACGAACTCGCCGATGCGATCCGGAGGCTCGCGATCCGCGGCGCCCCGGCGCTAGGGATCGCAGGGGCGATGGGTGTGGCGCTTGCAGCCGCCCGGAGCGGCGAGAGGGATCCTGTGCGGTTCCGCCGGGATCTCCACCGGGCAGCCGAGATTCTCCGGAGCACCCGGCCTACCGCGGTCAACCTGGGTTGGGGGATCGACCGCGTCCTCGGCGCGGCCGATGCGGCAGGGTCGGTCGAGGCGGCAAAGGAGGCCGCGGTCCGCGAGGCGGGCGCCGTTGCCGAGGAGGACGAGGTGACCTGCCGGAGGATCGGCGCGTTCGGAGCCGAACTCCTGCCGGAGAGGTGCACGGTGCTCACCCACTGCAACGCGGGGGCGCTTGCCTGCCGCTGCTGGGGGACGGCGCTCGGGGTCGTCCGGTCGGCGGTTGAGGCGGGAAAGGATGTGCGGGTGATCGCCTGCGAGACCCGGCCGCTGAACCAGGGTTCACGCCTGACCTGCTGGGAACTCGCACGGGACGGGATCGATGTGACCCTCATCACCGACTCGGCAGCGGCCTATCTTATGCGGAAAGGGGTGATCGACGCCGTCATCGTCGGTGCAGACAGGATCACGCGGGACGCGGTCTTCAACAAGATCGGGACATACATGCACGCCATCTCCGCCCGGCACCACGGTATCCCGTTCTATGTGGCGGCACCGGTCTCGACGTTCGATCCCGCGAGGAGCGAGGCTGATGTCGTTGTCGAGGAGCGGGACCGCGACGAACTTGCCCGATGCGGTGACCGGGTGCTCGCACCCGATGGTGCGGCGGTCTTAAACTACGCCTTCGACGCCACTCCGCTCGACCTGGTCGATGCGATCGTCACTGAGGTCGGGGTGCTGCGGCCGCCCTATACGGAGTCGTTCCGGCTGATGGAGGGGAAACGATGA
- the pyrB gene encoding aspartate carbamoyltransferase codes for MYHIISIRDFEREDLDYLLDRAEVFETGRYPPGLLKDRLVALLFFEPSTRTRMSFAAALARLGGQSINVDSVEASSIVKGETLADTIRVVSGYVDAIVLRHPKEGAARLAAEFSSVPVINAGDGAGQHPSQTLLDLYTIRKSMPLDGIDAGLLGDLRYGRTAHSLALALSLYGVTLHTIAPTGLEMPVNIAVELRERGVEVVEHASVEEAIRELDVLYVTRIQRERFPDTASYYNVASSYRITTQLLEGVRDHLMILHPLPRAGEIDPAVDRTPYARYFEQARNGVPVRMALLHEVMR; via the coding sequence ATGTACCACATTATCTCTATCCGCGATTTTGAAAGGGAAGACCTCGATTACCTGCTAGATAGAGCAGAGGTCTTCGAGACCGGGCGTTACCCGCCGGGGCTGCTCAAGGACAGGCTCGTGGCGCTTCTCTTCTTTGAACCCAGCACCCGCACACGGATGTCGTTTGCAGCCGCCCTGGCCCGGCTCGGCGGGCAGTCGATCAACGTCGATTCTGTGGAGGCGAGTTCCATCGTCAAGGGGGAGACGCTCGCAGACACCATCCGGGTGGTGAGCGGCTACGTGGACGCCATCGTGCTCCGCCACCCTAAAGAGGGGGCGGCACGCCTTGCAGCCGAGTTCTCCTCCGTCCCGGTGATCAACGCCGGCGACGGTGCGGGGCAGCACCCGAGCCAGACGCTGCTTGACCTCTACACCATCCGCAAGTCCATGCCGCTTGACGGTATCGATGCGGGGCTTCTGGGGGATCTCCGTTACGGGAGGACGGCGCACTCGCTGGCGCTTGCACTCTCCCTCTACGGCGTCACCCTGCACACGATCGCGCCTACGGGGCTTGAGATGCCGGTGAACATAGCGGTTGAACTGCGGGAGCGCGGTGTGGAGGTGGTCGAGCACGCGAGCGTTGAGGAGGCGATCAGGGAACTCGACGTTCTGTATGTCACGAGGATCCAGCGCGAACGTTTCCCGGACACGGCGTCATACTACAACGTAGCCTCGAGTTACCGGATAACAACACAACTGCTGGAGGGCGTCCGGGATCACCTGATGATCCTCCACCCCCTGCCGCGCGCCGGGGAGATCGATCCTGCTGTGGATAGGACGCCGTATGCGCGCTACTTTGAGCAGGCGCGCAACGGTGTTCCGGTCAGGATGGCGCTCCTTCACGAGGTGATGAGATGA
- a CDS encoding phosphopantetheine adenylyltransferase: protein MRVVVGGTFDPLHAGHRKLLSRSFDLAGPAGEVVIGLTTDEFAGTKEHPVQPYQKRLDNVTAFILEKGYTASWAVEPLSDRYGSAVDADFDILVVSEETFHVALDINELRRQNGLAKVDLYVVSCVLAEDERRISSTRIYRGEIDPHGRLIR, encoded by the coding sequence ATGAGAGTGGTGGTCGGGGGGACGTTTGACCCCCTCCATGCCGGGCACCGGAAACTCCTCTCCCGCTCCTTTGACCTTGCCGGCCCCGCCGGCGAGGTTGTGATCGGGCTGACAACCGATGAGTTCGCCGGTACCAAGGAGCATCCCGTCCAGCCATACCAGAAACGACTGGATAACGTCACGGCATTCATCCTGGAGAAGGGTTACACCGCCTCCTGGGCGGTTGAACCTCTCTCCGACCGCTATGGGAGCGCCGTCGATGCCGATTTCGATATCCTTGTCGTCTCCGAGGAGACATTCCATGTTGCCCTGGATATCAACGAACTCCGGCGGCAGAACGGCCTGGCAAAGGTCGACCTCTACGTTGTCTCGTGCGTCCTCGCCGAGGACGAACGGCGGATCTCGAGCACCCGTATATACCGGGGCGAGATCGACCCGCACGGGCGCCTGATCAGATGA
- the pyrI gene encoding aspartate carbamoyltransferase regulatory subunit, whose translation MSRKDTAHGLLVSPIRNGTVIDHITAGEALNVLRILGITGSTNECLSIATNVESRRLGKKDIVKIENRELRKEEVDLIALLAPQARINIIREYGVVEKKGVEIPHVIKGVVRCPNPGCITNTNEPVESTFEVLDKGLHCLYCDWLIKDDIANHII comes from the coding sequence ATGAGCAGGAAAGATACCGCACACGGGCTGCTCGTCAGCCCCATCCGGAACGGCACCGTCATAGATCATATCACGGCCGGCGAGGCGCTGAACGTCCTGCGGATCCTTGGCATCACGGGGTCGACAAACGAGTGCCTGAGCATCGCGACAAACGTCGAGAGCAGGCGGTTGGGGAAGAAGGATATCGTGAAGATCGAGAACCGGGAACTCCGCAAGGAGGAGGTCGACCTGATAGCCCTGCTTGCGCCGCAGGCAAGGATCAACATCATCCGGGAGTATGGGGTCGTGGAGAAGAAGGGTGTGGAGATCCCCCACGTCATCAAGGGCGTGGTCAGATGCCCGAACCCCGGCTGCATCACGAACACAAACGAACCGGTGGAGAGCACCTTTGAGGTGCTTGATAAGGGGCTGCACTGCCTCTACTGCGACTGGTTGATCAAGGACGATATAGCAAACCACATCATCTGA
- a CDS encoding DUF116 domain-containing protein, whose amino-acid sequence MSLLATGAWGQVMTLIGEVTFFVILGMLLFAVALALLTVASVRRGKFYLPQILIPGMVALEGLVKAFCKLLGLDDRDLITFFITLRNSMNQKAFAETPVEERAIFLPQCLRSAQCPANLTPEGLKCRNCGRCQVGENILWLEKLGYRVFIVPGSTFIKRMARKHHPRAIIGVGCLVEVKDGIDMADRMGITAIGVVNLKDGCVETIADWAALRDAALLGLDAASGGVDLHGPAQ is encoded by the coding sequence ATGAGTCTCCTTGCAACCGGCGCCTGGGGGCAGGTGATGACCCTGATTGGAGAGGTGACGTTCTTTGTAATCCTGGGGATGCTGCTCTTCGCGGTGGCGCTCGCGCTCCTCACCGTCGCCTCTGTCCGGAGGGGCAAGTTTTACCTGCCGCAGATCCTGATACCGGGCATGGTCGCACTGGAAGGGCTTGTGAAGGCGTTCTGCAAACTTCTCGGGCTGGATGACAGGGATCTCATCACGTTCTTCATAACGCTTCGCAACAGTATGAACCAGAAAGCCTTCGCGGAGACCCCGGTGGAGGAGCGTGCGATCTTCCTGCCGCAGTGCCTGCGCTCGGCACAGTGTCCGGCGAACCTGACGCCGGAAGGCCTGAAATGCCGGAACTGCGGCCGCTGCCAGGTGGGGGAGAACATTCTGTGGCTTGAAAAACTGGGCTACAGGGTATTCATTGTGCCGGGCTCGACGTTCATAAAGAGGATGGCCAGGAAGCATCATCCGCGGGCGATCATCGGTGTCGGCTGTCTTGTGGAGGTGAAGGACGGGATAGATATGGCCGACCGGATGGGGATCACCGCCATCGGTGTTGTGAACCTGAAAGACGGTTGTGTGGAGACTATCGCCGACTGGGCGGCGTTGAGGGATGCCGCCCTGCTCGGTCTCGACGCGGCGTCAGGGGGCGTGGACCTTCACGGCCCGGCCCAGTAA
- a CDS encoding tRNA (guanine(10)-N(2))-dimethyltransferase: protein MDLVEVTEGRTRFFVPRQDPGLQFPPGNAPVFYNPRMELNRDTTVLLVTLLRPRDYLDAMGASGVRGLRVAGEAGIPVTINDRSERAADLIRHNVETSGLEIEVTCQDANVLMSGRRFDAVDLDPFGTPAPFTDSAARSAGNYLFVTATDTAPLCGAHLPAGMRRYFSRPRNTEYHAEVGLRTLLGFVVREVIRYDRGVEPLFCYAHEHFHRLHLRLRSGAAAADRTLARIGYVMQCPGCLYRTEEAGILPEPADCPLCGARLVAVGPLWTGRINDDQTLAAMQEALPSVTAGTAPRISRLLSTCRQELDTSSHYDHHVLAGSLRVSPAGIESVIERLRSLGYSASRAHYSGTALKTDAPLPLLQEVISGG, encoded by the coding sequence ATGGATCTCGTTGAGGTTACCGAAGGGAGAACCCGCTTTTTTGTGCCCCGGCAGGACCCGGGTCTCCAGTTCCCGCCGGGAAACGCCCCGGTCTTTTACAATCCGCGCATGGAGTTGAACCGTGACACCACCGTCCTGCTGGTCACACTCCTCCGGCCGCGGGATTACCTCGACGCCATGGGGGCTTCAGGCGTCCGGGGGCTCCGGGTGGCAGGCGAGGCCGGGATACCGGTGACGATCAACGACCGGAGCGAGAGAGCGGCCGACCTGATCCGGCATAACGTCGAGACTTCCGGCCTGGAGATCGAGGTCACCTGCCAGGACGCAAACGTGCTTATGAGCGGGAGAAGGTTTGATGCCGTCGACCTCGACCCCTTCGGGACACCGGCGCCCTTTACCGACTCCGCCGCACGGAGCGCCGGGAACTACCTCTTCGTCACCGCCACCGACACCGCACCGCTCTGCGGTGCGCACCTCCCGGCGGGGATGCGCCGCTACTTCTCCCGGCCAAGGAACACCGAGTACCATGCCGAGGTGGGTCTCCGGACGCTGCTCGGGTTTGTCGTGCGCGAGGTGATCCGCTACGACCGCGGCGTGGAACCGCTCTTCTGTTACGCCCACGAGCACTTCCACCGGCTGCACCTCCGGCTCCGCAGCGGCGCTGCAGCGGCCGACCGGACGCTGGCACGGATAGGTTACGTGATGCAGTGCCCCGGCTGCCTCTACCGGACGGAAGAGGCCGGGATTCTCCCCGAACCTGCAGACTGCCCGCTCTGCGGCGCCCGCCTCGTCGCGGTCGGCCCCCTCTGGACGGGCAGGATCAACGACGACCAGACCCTCGCCGCGATGCAGGAGGCCCTGCCGTCGGTCACAGCCGGAACCGCCCCCCGGATCTCGAGGCTGCTCTCAACCTGCCGGCAGGAACTCGATACATCAAGCCACTACGACCACCACGTTCTGGCAGGATCGCTACGGGTCTCCCCGGCCGGGATCGAGAGCGTGATCGAGCGGCTCAGGTCTCTTGGCTACAGCGCAAGCCGCGCCCACTACTCGGGCACCGCCCTGAAAACAGATGCCCCGCTGCCCCTCCTCCAGGAGGTCATCAGCGGCGGGTGA
- a CDS encoding nascent polypeptide-associated complex protein yields the protein MYPGKINPKKMKQMMKQMGMEMEELEGVERVIIQTSAGDYIFEEAQVVATRMQGVTSYQITGEPRFEETAPEIPDEDVALVASQTGATEEAARAALIETRGDIAEAILKLAEQ from the coding sequence ATGTATCCAGGAAAGATAAACCCTAAGAAGATGAAGCAGATGATGAAGCAGATGGGCATGGAGATGGAGGAACTCGAGGGCGTTGAGAGGGTCATCATCCAGACGTCCGCCGGGGACTACATCTTTGAAGAGGCCCAGGTCGTCGCAACCAGGATGCAGGGGGTAACCTCCTACCAGATCACCGGCGAACCCCGGTTTGAGGAGACCGCCCCTGAGATCCCGGACGAGGACGTCGCGCTCGTAGCATCCCAGACCGGAGCAACAGAAGAGGCTGCACGGGCCGCGCTCATCGAGACCCGCGGCGATATCGCCGAAGCCATACTGAAACTCGCCGAGCAATGA